A stretch of the Rhizobium sullae genome encodes the following:
- a CDS encoding ABC transporter permease, giving the protein MKELSANELGKRVLQLIISLFILLCVTFVIGRVMPADPVGAVVGELADPAAYAAMRTRLGLDLPLYQQFFIYLASLLQGDFGTAILTGNPVSKDLAQAFPATFELATLAVIISTFIGVPLGLAAALFRDSWIDKTARVVALVGHSIPVFWFGIVGLVIFYAGLNWVGGPGRVDVYYEGIVTPRTGLMLVDSLLEGEPEIFWNALSHIILPAIILAYAAMAYITRMTRSFTLEQLNQDYVIAARAKGVGPANTVIGHVLPNIAVQLITVLAISYGNLLEGAVVTEIVFSWPGIGQYMTNALMIGDMNAILAATIIVGFIFMFLNFAADIAYALLDPRTREATQ; this is encoded by the coding sequence ATGAAGGAATTATCCGCAAACGAGCTTGGAAAGCGCGTCCTCCAACTCATCATCAGTCTGTTCATACTGCTTTGCGTAACCTTCGTGATCGGCCGCGTCATGCCAGCCGACCCGGTGGGCGCAGTGGTCGGCGAGCTTGCCGACCCTGCCGCCTACGCGGCGATGCGCACGCGCCTGGGGCTTGATCTGCCGCTTTATCAGCAGTTCTTCATTTATCTGGCGAGCCTGCTGCAGGGTGATTTCGGAACGGCAATCCTGACCGGCAATCCCGTTTCGAAGGATCTGGCTCAGGCATTTCCGGCAACATTCGAGCTTGCCACGCTGGCGGTCATCATATCGACATTTATAGGCGTGCCGCTTGGACTTGCGGCAGCGCTTTTTCGCGACAGCTGGATCGACAAGACGGCGCGGGTCGTCGCCCTTGTCGGCCACTCGATACCGGTCTTCTGGTTCGGTATCGTCGGGCTGGTGATTTTCTATGCCGGGCTTAACTGGGTCGGCGGTCCGGGCAGGGTCGATGTCTACTACGAGGGTATCGTAACGCCGCGGACCGGTTTGATGTTGGTGGACAGCCTGCTTGAAGGCGAGCCCGAAATTTTCTGGAATGCGCTCTCGCACATCATTCTGCCAGCCATCATCCTTGCTTACGCCGCGATGGCATATATCACCCGCATGACCCGCAGCTTTACGCTGGAACAGCTTAACCAGGACTACGTCATTGCAGCGCGTGCAAAAGGGGTCGGGCCCGCGAACACGGTGATCGGTCATGTGCTGCCGAACATTGCCGTGCAACTGATTACCGTCCTTGCGATCTCCTATGGAAATCTTCTGGAAGGCGCCGTCGTGACCGAGATCGTCTTCTCATGGCCGGGGATTGGACAATATATGACAAATGCGCTGATGATTGGCGACATGAATGCCATCCTGGCCGCGACGATCATCGTTGGCTTCATCTTCATGTTCTTGAATTTTGCAGCCGACATTGCCTATGCGCTGCTTGATCCGCGCACCCGGGAGGCCACGCAATGA
- a CDS encoding beta-galactosidase → MLRNDIQFPYGAVYFRKSNPPNEDWERDYATAGEDGLNIFRHWFMWGAIEVAPGVYDWDDYDRQLDLAAKNGIKTVIAELIHAVPDWAVRKFSHALQVAADGTKLGSYMGVSSATGGFSNNGGGAGALTLNCPEVKEAAGQFLTALATRYKDHPAIYGYDVWNECNYSADVDYSSYAKAAFRKWLEKRYGTLSALAKAWHRYSYAEWQDIEPPVHMAPYPECIDWLQFKRDNFYGQMQWRIDTIRAIDRKNVIAAHGISGAIPNMAANGCDDWLAASKVDIYGFTWIQARKGTEPWKTWYGVDINRAAARGKPFWHAERQGGPLWLQPQVIGRDKEDGRVAEPEDIRLWSMTSLAGGARGVLNLRWRPLLDGPLFGAFGSYGMDGARTPRSEIASQMAKWANDPAQAALWEAKPVRGEVGILVVPETQQFDYLLNHDRKEKPYPEAMWGAYRGFLENGVQPDWVHIDDIGDYDLLYFPYPIMFTAEQARHLKAWVEKGGILIAEACPGYFGDRGHVGQIQPNMGLDQVFGAREEEVEFMPDIGDRIRLELEGLAVDGGGLLQSYKLAGGKALGRFDDGRLAVVENSFGRGRTLLIGTNPSVAYYRTEGKANRAFFEELMNWSGRSRHVTLSNDAVFARIHKGEKGSFLWLVNPTRRPQATDVELSDGLGTLTSAQASWPAGWNYHGGQIEVPSRDVLILPLS, encoded by the coding sequence ATGCTCAGAAACGATATTCAGTTCCCTTATGGCGCCGTCTATTTCCGCAAGTCCAACCCGCCGAACGAGGACTGGGAGCGTGACTACGCGACCGCCGGCGAAGACGGGCTCAACATTTTCCGCCATTGGTTCATGTGGGGCGCGATCGAAGTTGCTCCGGGCGTCTATGATTGGGACGACTATGACCGTCAGCTCGATCTCGCCGCGAAAAACGGGATCAAGACGGTGATCGCCGAGCTGATCCACGCGGTACCGGACTGGGCGGTGCGCAAGTTCAGCCACGCGCTGCAGGTCGCTGCCGACGGCACGAAGCTCGGCTCCTACATGGGCGTCTCTTCTGCAACCGGTGGCTTCTCCAACAATGGCGGCGGCGCCGGCGCGCTGACGCTCAACTGCCCCGAGGTGAAGGAGGCGGCCGGCCAATTCCTGACCGCACTCGCCACCCGCTACAAGGATCACCCGGCGATCTACGGTTACGACGTCTGGAACGAATGCAATTATTCCGCCGATGTCGACTACAGCAGCTACGCCAAGGCAGCGTTCCGCAAGTGGCTGGAGAAGAGATACGGCACGCTGAGCGCGCTCGCCAAGGCCTGGCACCGCTACAGCTATGCCGAATGGCAGGATATCGAGCCGCCCGTGCATATGGCGCCCTATCCGGAATGCATCGACTGGCTGCAGTTCAAGCGGGACAATTTCTACGGCCAGATGCAGTGGCGCATCGACACGATCCGCGCCATCGACCGGAAGAACGTCATTGCTGCCCATGGCATTTCCGGCGCCATTCCGAACATGGCGGCAAACGGTTGCGACGACTGGTTGGCTGCTTCCAAGGTCGATATCTATGGTTTCACCTGGATCCAGGCCCGCAAGGGTACAGAACCATGGAAGACCTGGTATGGCGTCGACATCAACCGTGCCGCTGCCCGCGGTAAACCCTTCTGGCATGCCGAGCGGCAAGGCGGGCCTCTCTGGCTGCAGCCGCAAGTGATAGGTCGTGACAAAGAAGATGGCCGTGTGGCTGAGCCGGAGGATATTCGCCTCTGGAGCATGACTTCGCTTGCCGGCGGCGCGCGCGGCGTTCTTAACCTGCGCTGGCGTCCGCTGCTCGACGGTCCGCTCTTCGGCGCTTTCGGCTCCTACGGCATGGACGGCGCGCGCACGCCGCGCTCGGAAATCGCCAGCCAGATGGCAAAATGGGCAAACGATCCGGCCCAGGCAGCACTTTGGGAGGCAAAACCGGTGCGTGGCGAGGTCGGCATACTTGTGGTGCCCGAAACGCAGCAATTCGACTATCTGCTGAACCACGACCGCAAGGAAAAACCCTATCCGGAAGCCATGTGGGGTGCCTACCGCGGCTTTTTAGAGAACGGGGTGCAGCCGGACTGGGTTCATATCGACGATATCGGCGACTACGATCTCCTCTATTTCCCTTATCCGATCATGTTCACCGCCGAACAGGCAAGGCATCTCAAAGCCTGGGTGGAAAAGGGCGGCATCCTGATTGCCGAAGCCTGCCCGGGATATTTCGGCGACCGCGGCCATGTCGGCCAGATCCAGCCGAACATGGGCCTCGACCAGGTCTTCGGTGCACGGGAGGAGGAAGTCGAGTTCATGCCGGATATCGGCGATCGGATTCGTCTCGAGCTGGAAGGACTGGCCGTCGACGGTGGCGGGCTGCTGCAATCCTATAAACTTGCCGGCGGCAAGGCGCTCGGCCGTTTTGACGATGGACGTCTGGCGGTCGTCGAAAACAGCTTCGGCAGAGGCCGCACGCTTTTGATCGGCACAAACCCCTCGGTTGCCTATTACCGAACCGAAGGCAAAGCGAACCGTGCCTTCTTCGAAGAGCTCATGAATTGGAGCGGCCGGAGCCGGCACGTGACGCTTTCAAACGATGCCGTCTTTGCCCGCATCCACAAAGGCGAAAAAGGCAGCTTTCTCTGGCTCGTCAATCCGACGCGCAGGCCGCAGGCGACCGATGTCGAGCTTTCCGACGGGCTCGGAACGTTGACCAGCGCGCAAGCGTCGTGGCCCGCCGGCTGGAACTATCATGGCGGACAGATCGAAGTCCCGTCGCGCGATGTGCTGATCCTGCCGTTGAGCTAG
- a CDS encoding FadR/GntR family transcriptional regulator, with protein sequence MRRTRERLAQQLIDQMRDQIETGKLKEGDQLPTEPQLERTFGVSRTVVREAIADLRSAGYVRPIQGKGVFVSNPHAQKAFSLTPVEVKSIPETLELLEFRMATEGEAAAIAAYRRTAEQEAAIRTANRKMAQMIDDGAPTVEADYEFHMAIAAATNNRFYVDVLRHFGPRAIPRGQFPTLPEANDRAYLNKVHAEHVEILDAIADQEPERARQAMRAHLLGSQRRYRMLAEQQ encoded by the coding sequence ATGCGACGGACCCGGGAGCGACTTGCACAGCAGTTGATCGATCAAATGCGCGATCAGATCGAAACGGGAAAGCTCAAAGAGGGCGATCAATTGCCCACCGAGCCGCAACTGGAGAGGACTTTCGGCGTAAGCCGCACGGTTGTTCGCGAAGCCATCGCCGATCTTCGCTCGGCCGGCTATGTCCGGCCGATCCAGGGAAAGGGCGTGTTCGTCAGCAATCCGCATGCACAAAAGGCATTTTCCTTAACGCCAGTTGAAGTTAAGAGTATCCCGGAAACCCTTGAATTGCTTGAGTTTCGCATGGCTACAGAAGGTGAAGCGGCAGCCATTGCCGCCTATAGAAGAACGGCCGAACAGGAGGCTGCGATCCGCACGGCCAACCGCAAAATGGCGCAGATGATCGACGATGGCGCTCCCACGGTCGAAGCGGATTATGAGTTTCATATGGCAATCGCGGCCGCGACCAATAACCGCTTCTATGTTGACGTTTTGCGGCATTTCGGCCCTCGCGCCATCCCCAGAGGGCAGTTCCCGACGCTGCCCGAGGCCAATGATCGCGCCTATCTGAACAAGGTCCATGCGGAGCACGTCGAGATCCTCGACGCTATTGCAGATCAGGAGCCGGAGCGGGCGCGGCAGGCGATGCGAGCGCACCTGCTAGGGAGCCAGCGGCGCTACCGCATGTTGGCCGAACAGCAATAA
- a CDS encoding ABC transporter permease, translating into MTDVLHSESEVKRPGFSARVAASLARAGHKLADEPLGLVGFLILAALCIVAIIAPALAPYDPNVQMLGDALQPPSLAHLAGTDEFGRDIFSRLVYGTRITIQTVLSISVIVGPVGLLIGIVAGFFGGRTDAILMRATDIVLSFPSLILALAFAAALGAGLNTAIIAISLTAWPPIARLARAEALVVRNTDYVAAAHLYGASSLRILLLYIAPMCVPSVIVRLTLNMAGIILTAASLGFLGLGAQPPAPEWGAMISSGRKFMLDYWWVAVMPGIAILFTSLAFNIAGDTLRDILDPRHARS; encoded by the coding sequence ATGACCGATGTGCTTCACTCCGAAAGCGAGGTTAAGCGGCCGGGATTTTCGGCCCGCGTTGCCGCCTCGCTTGCTCGCGCCGGACATAAACTGGCCGACGAGCCGCTTGGACTGGTAGGCTTCCTCATTCTTGCCGCGCTCTGCATCGTCGCAATCATTGCCCCGGCGCTCGCCCCTTATGATCCGAACGTCCAGATGCTGGGTGATGCCCTCCAGCCGCCCAGCCTCGCACATCTTGCGGGAACCGACGAATTCGGGCGCGACATCTTCAGCCGCCTTGTCTACGGGACAAGGATCACCATCCAGACAGTTCTCTCGATATCGGTGATTGTCGGCCCTGTGGGCCTGCTCATCGGCATCGTTGCAGGATTCTTCGGCGGCCGCACGGACGCGATCCTGATGCGCGCAACCGATATTGTCCTCTCATTTCCGTCGCTGATCCTGGCACTTGCCTTTGCCGCAGCCCTGGGCGCCGGGTTGAACACGGCGATCATCGCAATCTCGCTCACGGCCTGGCCGCCGATCGCGCGCCTTGCCCGAGCCGAAGCGCTTGTCGTCCGCAATACCGACTACGTCGCCGCAGCGCATCTCTATGGGGCTTCTTCGTTGAGGATACTGCTTCTCTACATCGCACCCATGTGCGTTCCATCGGTGATCGTGCGCCTGACGCTCAACATGGCAGGCATCATCCTGACGGCGGCATCGCTCGGGTTCCTGGGCCTTGGCGCCCAGCCGCCGGCGCCCGAATGGGGCGCGATGATATCAAGCGGCCGCAAGTTCATGCTCGATTACTGGTGGGTTGCCGTCATGCCGGGTATTGCCATTCTGTTTACGAGCCTTGCCTTCAACATCGCTGGCGAC
- a CDS encoding mannonate dehydratase: MYAGTQVAVRDDDDFRVFAQLGLKHICADPAGSPASWTLDDLKRHRDKVESFGLILDMIQLPLPSRPIENASYPDILLAGPNRDRQIDAVCGLIEDMAAAGIPSAKYNLNLIGIPRTPMEPGRGGSMNEAFRWEKTDQAAAPGLAGELSEEENWERIDYFLERVVPVAESNRVRLACHPHDPYTPPGYRGVTRVLGTVEGLKKFVTMRQSPYHGLNFCQGSIGEMLENPREEIDDIIRWFGTRGKIFNVHFRNIKGGKLSFMETFPDEGDMDMVRSARIYKEVGYQYMLMPDHVPTISGRDPSGVAFAFCYGYIAALVEALETQSI; encoded by the coding sequence ATGTATGCTGGAACTCAGGTCGCGGTTCGGGATGATGACGATTTCCGCGTTTTCGCACAGCTCGGACTGAAGCACATCTGCGCCGACCCGGCTGGATCGCCCGCGAGTTGGACGCTTGATGACCTTAAGCGCCACCGCGACAAGGTCGAAAGCTTCGGATTAATTCTCGATATGATCCAGTTGCCCCTCCCCTCGCGGCCGATCGAGAACGCGTCTTACCCCGACATTCTTCTCGCCGGGCCGAACCGGGATCGCCAGATCGATGCTGTCTGCGGGCTCATCGAGGATATGGCGGCTGCCGGCATCCCCTCGGCGAAATACAACCTCAACCTGATCGGCATTCCGCGCACGCCGATGGAGCCTGGCCGCGGCGGCTCGATGAACGAGGCCTTTCGCTGGGAGAAGACCGATCAGGCGGCGGCGCCGGGCCTCGCAGGCGAGCTTTCCGAGGAGGAAAACTGGGAGAGGATCGACTATTTCCTCGAGCGTGTGGTGCCGGTTGCCGAAAGCAACCGCGTGCGGCTTGCCTGCCATCCGCACGATCCTTACACGCCGCCCGGCTATCGCGGCGTCACCCGTGTCCTTGGAACGGTCGAGGGCCTGAAGAAGTTCGTGACCATGCGCCAAAGCCCCTATCACGGACTGAACTTCTGCCAAGGATCGATCGGTGAGATGCTTGAGAACCCGCGTGAGGAAATCGACGACATTATCCGCTGGTTCGGCACACGCGGAAAAATCTTCAACGTTCACTTCCGCAACATCAAGGGCGGAAAACTGTCCTTCATGGAGACCTTCCCCGACGAAGGCGACATGGACATGGTCCGCTCGGCGCGGATCTACAAGGAGGTCGGCTACCAATACATGCTGATGCCCGACCATGTCCCGACCATCAGCGGCAGGGATCCGTCCGGCGTCGCTTTCGCCTTCTGCTACGGCTATATCGCAGCGCTCGTCGAAGCGCTTGAGACCCAGTCGATTTAA
- a CDS encoding GFA family protein: MPPTFEGGCFCGAVRYRLNSRPMFVHCCHCRDCQRQTGSAFVINALIETDRITLLSGAPEPVAMATDSGRRHDIYRCPFCKVALWSDYGGRRALRFVRVTTLDEPTGIEPDVHIFTRSKLPWIRLPDGARAFEVYYDMKEEWPAESLERRRDILG; encoded by the coding sequence ATGCCACCGACCTTCGAAGGAGGCTGTTTCTGCGGAGCAGTACGCTACCGGCTGAATTCCAGACCGATGTTCGTGCATTGCTGCCATTGCCGCGACTGTCAACGCCAAACTGGCAGCGCCTTCGTCATCAACGCGCTGATCGAGACCGACCGCATTACGCTCTTGTCAGGCGCACCGGAGCCGGTGGCGATGGCTACCGACAGCGGCCGCCGGCACGATATCTATCGCTGCCCGTTCTGCAAGGTGGCATTGTGGAGCGATTACGGCGGACGCCGCGCGCTACGTTTTGTACGCGTTACTACACTCGATGAGCCCACCGGAATTGAGCCCGATGTTCACATCTTCACTCGCTCGAAACTCCCCTGGATTCGGCTACCGGACGGCGCCCGCGCCTTCGAGGTCTATTACGACATGAAGGAAGAATGGCCGGCGGAAAGCCTTGAACGGCGGCGGGACATTCTGGGCTGA
- the kdgD gene encoding 5-dehydro-4-deoxyglucarate dehydratase: MDPIDLKRAVGSGLLSFPVTHFDQELKFDEDAYRKHIEWLAGYEAAALFAAGGTGEFFSLNPQEIPAVVTAAKVSAGKTPIISGTGYGTSLAIDIAKAAEKAGADGLLLLPPYLMFSEQDGLVSHVKAVCKSVGIGVIVYNRDNAVLTADSIARICDECPNLIGFKDGVGDVDKVIEITTKLQDRLVYVGGMPTHEVYAQAYFAAGVTTYSSAVFNFVPALAQRFYQALRSGNQPVIDEILKDFFFPFVALRNRKRGYAVSIIKAGLRVLGREPGPVRPPLIDLSPEEMTLLERIVQANDIEKIAAE; the protein is encoded by the coding sequence ATGGATCCAATTGACCTCAAGAGAGCAGTGGGCAGCGGGCTGCTCTCCTTTCCCGTCACGCATTTTGATCAGGAACTCAAATTCGACGAGGACGCCTACCGCAAGCACATTGAATGGTTGGCCGGCTATGAGGCAGCCGCTCTTTTTGCCGCCGGCGGCACAGGGGAATTCTTTTCGCTCAATCCGCAGGAAATCCCTGCCGTCGTGACGGCCGCAAAAGTGTCGGCCGGAAAGACGCCAATCATTTCCGGCACCGGATACGGTACCTCGCTTGCGATCGACATTGCAAAAGCCGCGGAAAAAGCCGGCGCAGACGGTCTATTGCTGTTGCCGCCCTACCTGATGTTCAGCGAACAGGACGGCCTCGTCAGCCATGTCAAAGCGGTCTGCAAATCGGTCGGCATCGGCGTCATCGTTTATAATCGTGACAACGCGGTGTTGACGGCCGATAGCATCGCTAGGATTTGCGATGAATGCCCTAACCTCATCGGCTTCAAGGACGGCGTGGGCGATGTCGACAAGGTGATCGAGATCACCACGAAACTTCAAGACCGTCTTGTCTATGTCGGCGGCATGCCGACGCATGAGGTCTATGCGCAAGCCTATTTTGCAGCCGGGGTCACCACCTATTCGTCTGCCGTCTTCAATTTCGTGCCGGCACTCGCCCAGCGTTTCTATCAGGCTCTTCGTTCAGGCAATCAGCCTGTCATCGACGAAATCCTGAAAGACTTCTTCTTTCCCTTTGTCGCGCTGCGCAATCGGAAGAGAGGTTACGCGGTTTCGATTATCAAAGCCGGCCTTCGGGTGCTTGGTCGGGAACCGGGCCCCGTCCGCCCGCCACTCATTGATCTCAGCCCAGAAGAAATGACGCTGCTCGAGCGTATCGTTCAGGCAAACGACATTGAGAAAATTGCAGCGGAATGA
- a CDS encoding YybH family protein produces MIIDTEEMEIKAVLEAVRKGHHDKDAAAIGAQYTPNAVIFDLAPPLAHMADVSGLAAWLDTWEGPVGLEERDLTIEVSGGLAFCHGLSKVSATTKIDGQRAHWWQRKTVCLRRTEGAWKIVHEHASVPFYMDGSYRAAIDLEP; encoded by the coding sequence ATGATCATCGATACTGAAGAAATGGAGATAAAGGCGGTACTTGAAGCCGTCCGCAAGGGCCATCATGACAAGGACGCAGCAGCAATCGGAGCGCAGTACACCCCGAATGCCGTCATCTTCGATCTGGCACCGCCACTTGCCCACATGGCAGATGTGTCGGGTCTCGCCGCTTGGCTCGATACTTGGGAGGGACCGGTCGGCCTGGAGGAGCGCGATTTGACCATCGAAGTCAGCGGCGGCCTCGCTTTTTGCCACGGACTTTCCAAAGTGAGCGCAACAACCAAGATCGACGGTCAGCGAGCGCACTGGTGGCAGCGCAAAACGGTCTGCCTCAGGCGGACCGAGGGTGCCTGGAAAATCGTCCACGAGCACGCATCTGTGCCTTTCTACATGGACGGCAGCTATCGGGCCGCTATCGACCTCGAACCCTGA
- a CDS encoding ABC transporter substrate-binding protein: MKPFRKELFVGAAISFLALTASAAFAETPKDQLVIGTSLAQVLSLDPQQATEGKANEIMCNLYDRLVLATPEGKIAPQLAESWAIDDKGITFKLREAAFASGNPVTSRDVVFSLTRLLKMNQAAAANLKRVGYNADNVEKLVTAPDEHTVRIDLSGEVTPELLLYRLAMVTTSIVDSIEVEKHVKDNDYGNAWLRTNSAGSGPFTLNRWTPNEIVILDVNKDYVGGEPKMRRVVVRHVPESQVERLMLERGDIDIASALSASDLATFQNKQGFKIQRIPTGGFYVLSMNAGNQYLANPKVREAIAYGIDYAGIEKTIMGPYGRVRTVPVPENYEYAIPSPDWHLDIEKAKSLLAEAGFKDGFSLSLKTIAQTPRIDLATAIQASFAQIGIKVNIQQGNGSEIIAAHRARDFDLLIPQTGAYMPNVLGSMEQFSSNPDNSKEANNAGNFVWRSAWDIPELTKLTAKASLEPDAKKRGDIYVEMQKMFVDLKPAVLPLFERYEPIVQNARVQNYIGHPNMTTRLEGVTKAETE, translated from the coding sequence ATGAAGCCTTTTCGTAAGGAGCTCTTCGTTGGAGCCGCCATTAGCTTTCTGGCGCTGACTGCGTCTGCCGCCTTCGCTGAAACGCCGAAGGACCAGCTCGTCATCGGCACGTCGCTTGCCCAGGTGCTGTCGCTTGATCCGCAGCAGGCGACGGAAGGCAAGGCCAATGAAATCATGTGTAACCTCTACGACCGGCTGGTCTTGGCAACGCCGGAGGGAAAGATCGCTCCGCAACTGGCGGAGAGCTGGGCGATCGATGACAAAGGGATCACGTTCAAGCTCCGGGAGGCGGCGTTTGCCTCCGGTAATCCGGTGACGTCCAGGGATGTGGTTTTTTCGCTGACGCGTCTCCTCAAGATGAACCAGGCGGCTGCGGCCAACCTGAAGCGGGTCGGCTACAATGCCGACAATGTCGAAAAGCTGGTGACGGCGCCCGATGAACATACCGTGCGAATTGATCTTTCGGGCGAGGTTACGCCGGAATTGCTTCTTTATCGCCTCGCCATGGTGACCACGAGCATTGTCGACAGCATCGAGGTTGAGAAGCACGTCAAGGATAACGACTATGGCAACGCGTGGCTGCGCACGAACTCTGCCGGTTCGGGGCCGTTTACGCTCAATCGCTGGACTCCCAACGAGATCGTCATCCTGGACGTCAACAAGGATTATGTCGGCGGTGAGCCGAAGATGCGGCGCGTCGTTGTCCGACATGTTCCCGAAAGCCAGGTCGAGCGGCTGATGTTGGAGCGCGGCGACATCGATATTGCAAGCGCATTGAGTGCATCTGACCTTGCGACCTTCCAGAACAAGCAGGGATTCAAGATCCAGCGCATACCGACCGGCGGGTTCTACGTGCTGTCCATGAATGCCGGTAACCAATACCTGGCAAATCCGAAAGTCCGCGAGGCGATTGCCTACGGTATCGACTATGCCGGCATCGAAAAGACGATCATGGGGCCTTACGGCAGAGTGCGTACGGTGCCGGTGCCGGAGAATTACGAGTACGCGATTCCAAGCCCCGACTGGCATCTCGATATCGAAAAGGCCAAGTCGCTGCTGGCGGAGGCCGGGTTCAAGGATGGCTTTTCGCTGAGCCTGAAGACGATCGCACAGACGCCGCGTATCGATCTTGCAACGGCCATCCAGGCCTCGTTTGCGCAGATCGGCATCAAGGTCAATATCCAGCAGGGTAACGGATCGGAGATCATCGCGGCCCATCGTGCCCGCGATTTCGACCTCTTGATCCCGCAAACGGGCGCCTACATGCCGAACGTGCTTGGCTCCATGGAGCAGTTCTCCAGCAACCCGGACAATTCGAAGGAGGCGAACAACGCCGGCAACTTCGTCTGGCGCTCGGCCTGGGATATCCCGGAGCTGACGAAGCTGACCGCAAAGGCTTCCCTTGAGCCGGACGCCAAGAAGCGCGGCGATATCTATGTCGAGATGCAGAAGATGTTTGTCGACCTCAAGCCGGCGGTGCTGCCGCTCTTCGAGCGCTATGAGCCGATTGTTCAAAACGCGCGCGTCCAGAACTACATCGGCCACCCGAACATGACGACACGTCTCGAAGGTGTGACCAAGGCCGAAACCGAGTAA
- a CDS encoding 2-hydroxy-3-oxopropionate reductase: protein MNIGFIGLGVMGRPMAEHLIDAGHTLHLSRVREASQHLVAKGGIAAANARAVAEVADIVILMLPDTPDVEAVLFSENGVASGLSTGKLIIDMSSISPVATKAFAARIGALGCDYLDAPVSGGEVGAKAASLTIMVGGKQEAFERARPLLATMGKTITLVGGVGDGQTAKVANQIIVGLTIEAVGEALLFAKRAGADPARVRAALMGGFAASRILEVHGERMVNETFEPGFRIRLHRKDLTLAIDAARALDLALPNTAATQQLMNAAVANGDGERDHSALIRTLELLAGGPR from the coding sequence ATGAACATCGGATTTATTGGACTGGGCGTCATGGGGCGTCCGATGGCGGAACACCTGATCGATGCCGGCCACACATTGCATCTGAGCCGCGTCAGGGAAGCCTCGCAGCATCTCGTCGCCAAAGGTGGCATCGCCGCGGCAAACGCCAGGGCGGTCGCAGAAGTCGCCGACATCGTAATCCTGATGCTGCCGGACACACCGGACGTCGAAGCCGTCCTCTTTAGCGAAAATGGTGTCGCTTCAGGGCTTTCGACCGGAAAGCTCATCATTGACATGAGCTCAATCTCGCCGGTTGCCACCAAGGCCTTTGCCGCGCGGATCGGGGCTCTGGGCTGCGACTATCTGGACGCACCGGTCTCCGGCGGCGAGGTTGGCGCCAAGGCCGCCTCGCTGACGATCATGGTCGGCGGCAAGCAGGAGGCTTTCGAGCGCGCACGGCCACTGCTTGCGACGATGGGCAAGACCATCACACTGGTCGGCGGGGTGGGCGACGGGCAGACGGCGAAGGTCGCCAACCAGATCATCGTCGGGCTGACGATCGAGGCGGTTGGCGAAGCGCTGCTTTTTGCCAAAAGAGCTGGCGCCGATCCGGCCAGGGTGCGTGCTGCGCTGATGGGAGGCTTTGCCGCCTCGCGAATCCTTGAGGTGCATGGCGAGCGCATGGTCAACGAGACTTTTGAGCCCGGCTTTCGGATCCGCCTGCACCGCAAGGACCTGACGCTCGCGATCGACGCCGCCCGCGCGCTTGATCTCGCGCTGCCGAACACGGCAGCGACGCAACAGCTGATGAATGCAGCGGTCGCCAATGGCGACGGCGAGCGCGACCATTCCGCCCTTATCCGCACGCTCGAGCTTCTCGCCGGAGGGCCGCGCTAG